One window of Tepidanaerobacter acetatoxydans Re1 genomic DNA carries:
- a CDS encoding bacteriohemerythrin: MIKWKEEYKIGVEQIDKQHQKLFEIANEAYELLKNDFCYDKFDRIIEILTQLRDYAIYHFKSEEEYMLSINYKGYPAQKEAHDSFVDKLNAVKLDTIDENQNQYILELLDFIINWISNHILGSDKLIVSQK; encoded by the coding sequence TTGATTAAATGGAAAGAAGAATATAAGATAGGTGTTGAACAAATCGATAAACAGCATCAAAAATTATTTGAGATAGCCAATGAGGCTTATGAGCTTTTAAAAAATGACTTTTGCTATGATAAGTTCGATAGAATCATAGAGATTTTAACACAGCTTAGAGATTATGCAATATACCATTTCAAGTCAGAAGAAGAATACATGCTCAGTATAAATTATAAGGGCTATCCAGCACAAAAAGAAGCTCATGATAGCTTTGTTGACAAGCTTAACGCCGTAAAGCTCGATACAATAGACGAGAATCAGAATCAATACATACTTGAATTGTTGGATTTTATCATCAATTGGATAAGTAACCATATCCTAGGCAGTGATAAACTTATAGTTTCTCAAAAGTAA
- a CDS encoding ribonuclease HI family protein yields the protein MSKVIAYTDGASRGNPGNAGIGVLLLDEDHNVIKEISEYIGETTNNIAEYTAMITALKEALEMDFDEIEVISDSELMVKQINKEYQVKNEGLKPLYKEICKLLEEFKSYTVRHVRRENNKRADELANRGIDEALDEEELDI from the coding sequence ATGAGTAAAGTTATAGCTTATACAGATGGCGCTTCCCGTGGTAATCCCGGGAATGCAGGAATCGGAGTCCTTTTGCTGGATGAAGATCACAATGTTATTAAAGAAATCAGTGAGTATATAGGTGAAACTACCAATAATATTGCAGAATATACCGCGATGATAACAGCTTTAAAGGAAGCTTTAGAAATGGATTTTGACGAAATTGAAGTTATTTCTGACAGCGAGCTTATGGTAAAACAAATTAATAAAGAATATCAAGTAAAAAATGAAGGTCTTAAACCTCTCTATAAAGAAATCTGTAAGCTGCTGGAAGAATTTAAAAGTTATACGGTTAGGCATGTAAGGCGGGAAAACAATAAAAGAGCTGATGAATTAGCAAACCGTGGGATTGATGAAGCCCTTGATGAAGAAGAATTAGATATCTAA
- the ftsL gene encoding cell division protein FtsL, which yields MVVAERDLQRRNFYQNQHEVNRQNTRQQERKSSSSYKAKYIIRLLCVALLAFLPLYRFAIITESQYRIDKLQSEIKEVELQNEHLKVEIANLKSVARIEDIARSKLNMKEPESQQIIYLNVE from the coding sequence GTGGTAGTAGCTGAAAGAGATCTACAAAGAAGAAATTTTTACCAAAATCAACATGAAGTAAATCGTCAAAATACAAGACAACAGGAAAGAAAATCCAGCTCAAGCTATAAAGCAAAGTATATAATCAGGCTCTTATGCGTTGCTCTTTTGGCTTTTTTGCCATTATACAGATTCGCTATAATTACTGAAAGCCAATATCGAATTGACAAATTGCAGTCGGAGATTAAGGAAGTAGAATTACAAAATGAGCACTTAAAAGTTGAAATAGCTAATTTGAAATCGGTTGCAAGAATTGAAGATATTGCAAGAAGTAAATTAAACATGAAAGAGCCTGAAAGCCAACAAATAATATACTTAAATGTAGAGTAA
- a CDS encoding tRNA (adenine(22)-N(1))-methyltransferase, whose translation MKLGNRLQTITSKIPKGLTVVDVGTDHAYLPIYLVNKGISEKVIATEILLGPYRKAQKNITKAGLQDFIDLRLGPGFNTINPAEADIAVIAGMGAMTIINIINESKQVADSFEKLILQPMKNPAELRKYLFKIGYKIIDEDVTWEDNKFYEIIVVRKANLSPFDETDIIVGPVIRNKKNPVIIEYINYRINILQGIIKDLKVSDTKACQKAVLKYEKLLKTLEEVIK comes from the coding sequence ATGAAACTTGGGAACAGACTGCAAACAATAACATCAAAGATTCCAAAAGGCTTAACAGTGGTTGATGTGGGAACTGATCATGCATATTTACCTATTTATTTAGTCAATAAAGGCATTTCAGAGAAAGTCATAGCCACCGAAATACTTCTGGGGCCTTATAGAAAGGCTCAGAAAAATATTACGAAAGCAGGTCTTCAAGATTTTATTGATTTGCGGTTGGGGCCGGGATTTAATACCATAAATCCTGCAGAAGCTGATATTGCTGTTATAGCAGGTATGGGAGCGATGACAATCATTAATATAATAAATGAGTCGAAGCAAGTTGCTGATTCTTTTGAAAAACTTATTTTGCAGCCTATGAAAAACCCGGCTGAATTGAGAAAATACCTTTTTAAAATAGGATATAAGATAATTGATGAAGATGTAACTTGGGAAGATAATAAATTTTATGAGATAATAGTAGTTAGAAAAGCAAACTTATCACCATTTGATGAAACTGATATTATAGTGGGTCCTGTAATCCGCAATAAAAAAAATCCTGTGATAATCGAATATATTAATTATCGAATAAATATTTTACAAGGTATTATTAAAGACTTAAAAGTTTCCGATACAAAGGCTTGCCAAAAAGCTGTTCTGAAATATGAAAAACTATTAAAAACATTAGAGGAGGTCATAAAATGA
- the yfmH gene encoding EF-P 5-aminopentanol modification-associated protein YfmH: MDTYLGESLFSKRLKNGLKVYVMPKKDYNKIFAMYSTRYGSIDSEFIVPGTGEHLKVPEGIAHFLEHKMFEMEYGNVFDKFSELGASSNAFTNYTNTTYLFSATSYFEENLKLLLEFVGTPYFTEASVEKEKGIIAQELRMYEDEPEWQVLLNLLKCLYHNHPVRIDIGGTVDSIQKIDVDTLYKCYNTFYHPSNMVLFVIGCIEPEMVFELVEKDENTKALYPQGDIKRIYPEEPATVHKSAHTVCLDVTEPLFLMGFKDVDVGYDGLPLLKKEITTEILLEIILGRSSEFYEKLYEEGLIDNRFSFNYEGQKDYGFCTIGGETRDPDKLHKVLIKSISHSIKTGIDFKDFERVKKKCIGEFIQNFNSLEFIAAAFVSYHHKNINVFDYMNVLRDITLEDVTKRLNSFFDLSKHAVSIVMPK; encoded by the coding sequence ATGGATACATATTTAGGAGAAAGCCTTTTTTCAAAACGCCTAAAAAACGGCCTTAAGGTATATGTTATGCCAAAAAAAGATTATAATAAAATATTTGCCATGTATTCAACTCGTTATGGGTCTATAGACAGTGAATTTATAGTACCTGGCACCGGTGAACATCTAAAAGTTCCGGAAGGTATAGCCCATTTCTTGGAGCATAAGATGTTTGAAATGGAATATGGAAATGTTTTTGATAAGTTTTCTGAGTTGGGAGCATCATCAAATGCCTTTACGAATTATACTAATACGACATATCTTTTTTCCGCAACATCATATTTTGAGGAAAATCTGAAACTTCTATTGGAATTTGTGGGAACGCCATATTTTACTGAAGCTAGCGTAGAAAAAGAAAAGGGAATTATAGCTCAAGAACTTCGCATGTACGAAGATGAACCTGAATGGCAGGTTTTGTTGAATCTTTTAAAATGTCTATATCATAACCACCCTGTTAGAATAGATATCGGAGGAACAGTAGATTCCATACAAAAAATAGATGTGGATACCCTTTATAAATGTTACAATACGTTTTATCATCCGAGTAATATGGTTTTATTTGTTATTGGCTGTATAGAACCAGAAATGGTTTTTGAATTAGTAGAAAAAGATGAAAACACAAAAGCTTTATATCCGCAAGGCGACATAAAAAGGATCTATCCGGAAGAACCTGCTACTGTTCATAAATCCGCTCATACAGTCTGCCTAGATGTAACAGAACCTTTATTTTTAATGGGGTTTAAAGATGTTGATGTAGGATATGATGGCTTACCACTTTTAAAGAAAGAAATAACTACAGAAATCCTGTTAGAAATTATTTTAGGTCGAAGTTCCGAGTTTTATGAAAAATTGTATGAAGAAGGTCTGATTGATAATAGGTTTAGTTTCAATTATGAAGGGCAAAAAGATTATGGTTTTTGTACCATAGGCGGTGAAACCAGGGATCCCGATAAACTTCATAAAGTGCTTATTAAAAGCATTTCTCACAGTATAAAAACCGGTATTGACTTTAAGGATTTTGAAAGGGTAAAAAAGAAATGTATAGGAGAATTTATCCAGAATTTCAATTCATTGGAATTTATTGCTGCTGCATTTGTATCTTACCATCATAAAAACATCAATGTTTTTGACTATATGAACGTATTACGAGATATTACCTTAGAAGATGTTACAAAGCGTCTAAATAGTTTCTTTGATCTTTCCAAACATGCAGTTTCTATAGTAATGCCCAAATAA
- the mraZ gene encoding division/cell wall cluster transcriptional repressor MraZ, protein MFMGQFQHSLDQKGRLIIPSKFREMLGQSFVLTKGLDSCLFVYPNSEWIVLEQKLKALPFTQKDARAFIRFFFAGAVEAEMDKQGRILIPVQLREHAHIDKDVVVLGVSNRVEIWSQEQWESYNAKAALSYEDIAEKLDLGI, encoded by the coding sequence ATGTTCATGGGTCAGTTTCAGCATTCTTTAGATCAAAAGGGTAGATTAATAATTCCGTCCAAGTTCCGTGAAATGCTTGGGCAAAGCTTTGTTTTGACCAAGGGTTTAGATTCATGCTTATTTGTTTATCCTAATAGTGAGTGGATAGTGCTGGAACAGAAGCTAAAAGCCCTTCCGTTTACCCAAAAAGATGCTAGAGCTTTTATAAGGTTTTTTTTCGCAGGCGCTGTAGAAGCTGAAATGGATAAGCAGGGCAGGATTTTAATTCCTGTGCAACTTAGGGAACATGCCCATATCGATAAAGACGTGGTTGTATTAGGCGTGTCAAACCGCGTTGAAATATGGAGTCAGGAACAGTGGGAATCTTATAATGCAAAAGCTGCCCTATCTTATGAAGATATTGCTGAAAAATTGGATTTAGGTATATAG
- the yfmF gene encoding EF-P 5-aminopentanol modification-associated protein YfmF has translation MKNTFRQKTLKNGMNIYIHSTSKFKTTTFCLFIHQELARETATKTALLPFVLKRGNKNFPTSRSLNLFLENLYGTNMGGDILKRGETQILQFFMEAINAKYADEKDILSRGLAAFRDMILNPVIEEDGFKKDYVAQEKDVLKRNIESLYNDKFNYVIERCFQEMCKDEAFSIYRYGNVEDLNFIDNRNLYDYYRECISHCPIDLLVLGDVNEQEIEQIIEDTFSFERKEVKQVETKFTPKTIAEPKYIEEKQDVNQGKLAMGFRTNTRYGEKDYYALMVYNGILGGGTHSKLFQNVREKESLAYYAFSRLEKNKGLMLISSGIEFNNKDRVLDIINQQLDDICKGKISDYEFDSTIKSLTNSFKEAADNPSMIISLYLDGIINGLQETTEEIIEKLHKVTKEDVINVAQKISLDTVFFLNKK, from the coding sequence GTGAAAAATACTTTTAGACAAAAAACTTTAAAGAATGGTATGAATATATATATCCATTCTACTTCAAAGTTTAAAACAACTACGTTTTGTTTATTCATCCATCAAGAGTTGGCAAGAGAAACTGCTACAAAAACTGCGCTCCTGCCATTTGTACTAAAAAGGGGTAATAAAAATTTTCCTACTTCAAGAAGCTTAAATTTATTTCTTGAAAATTTGTATGGTACTAATATGGGTGGGGATATACTCAAACGTGGTGAAACTCAGATTTTACAATTTTTTATGGAAGCGATAAATGCCAAATATGCGGATGAGAAAGATATACTAAGCAGGGGCTTGGCAGCTTTTAGAGATATGATACTAAATCCGGTGATTGAAGAAGATGGTTTTAAGAAAGATTATGTAGCACAAGAGAAAGATGTGTTAAAAAGAAATATAGAGTCATTATACAATGATAAGTTTAATTATGTAATTGAAAGATGTTTTCAAGAAATGTGTAAAGATGAAGCTTTTAGTATTTACAGGTATGGCAATGTGGAAGATTTGAATTTTATCGATAATAGGAATTTATATGACTATTACAGAGAGTGCATTTCTCATTGTCCTATAGACTTGTTGGTATTAGGAGATGTAAATGAGCAAGAAATTGAACAGATAATTGAAGATACATTTTCATTTGAAAGAAAAGAAGTCAAACAAGTTGAAACAAAGTTTACTCCTAAAACCATAGCAGAACCCAAATATATTGAAGAAAAGCAAGATGTTAATCAAGGTAAACTGGCTATGGGGTTTAGGACTAATACCAGGTATGGTGAGAAAGATTATTATGCTCTAATGGTATACAATGGAATTCTCGGCGGAGGAACCCACTCAAAGCTTTTCCAAAATGTAAGAGAAAAAGAAAGTCTTGCATACTATGCATTTTCAAGACTCGAAAAAAACAAAGGCTTAATGCTGATAAGTTCTGGAATAGAATTTAACAACAAAGACAGGGTATTAGATATAATAAACCAGCAGTTAGATGATATATGCAAGGGCAAAATCTCTGATTACGAGTTTGACAGCACAATAAAGAGCCTTACAAACTCTTTCAAGGAAGCCGCAGATAACCCATCTATGATTATAAGTCTATATTTAGACGGTATCATAAATGGATTACAAGAAACTACGGAAGAGATTATTGAAAAATTACATAAGGTAACTAAAGAGGATGTAATAAATGTGGCACAAAAAATAAGTTTAGATACTGTATTTTTTTTGAATAAAAAGTAA
- a CDS encoding aspartyl-phosphate phosphatase Spo0E family protein, with product MVRLAQEIDEAKGELYSALEAEKSLINKKVYFLSSKLDKLILEYQLKLIKSET from the coding sequence ATGGTGAGATTGGCACAGGAGATAGATGAAGCCAAAGGGGAATTGTATTCAGCCTTGGAGGCTGAAAAAAGCTTAATCAACAAGAAAGTATATTTTCTCAGCTCGAAACTTGATAAACTAATTCTTGAATATCAATTAAAGTTGATTAAGAGTGAAACTTAA
- the rpoD gene encoding RNA polymerase sigma factor RpoD, translating into MAKKEQIEKKSDKKPVQDKMKIVRDLIEKGKKNGVLSYGEIMDALEDIEDLDTEQIDKIYESFEEMGIEVLDDGEEIPEEETLEEVPTEEIDLSAPEGVAIDDPVRMYLKEIGKVPLLSAEEEIMLSKRIEEGDKEAKRRLAEANLRLVVSIAKKYVGRGMLFLDLIQEGNLGLMKAVEKFDYKKGYKFSTYATWWIRQAITRAIADQARTIRIPVHMVETINKLIRIQRQLLQELGRDPLPEEIAEEMELPVEKVREIMKIAQEPVSLATPIGEEEDSFLGDFIPDDEALAPADAAAYLLLKEQLEDVLETLTPREEKVLRLRFGLDDGRPRTLEEVGQVFGVTRERIRQIEAKALRKLRHPSRSKRLKDFLE; encoded by the coding sequence ATGGCAAAAAAAGAGCAGATTGAAAAGAAAAGCGATAAAAAACCTGTTCAGGATAAAATGAAAATAGTAAGAGATTTAATTGAAAAAGGCAAGAAAAATGGTGTGCTTTCCTACGGAGAAATTATGGATGCTTTAGAGGATATAGAAGATTTGGACACGGAACAGATCGACAAGATATATGAATCTTTTGAAGAAATGGGCATAGAGGTTTTAGATGATGGCGAAGAAATCCCGGAGGAAGAAACTTTGGAAGAAGTTCCTACTGAAGAAATAGACCTTTCTGCTCCTGAAGGGGTAGCCATTGATGATCCCGTTAGGATGTATTTGAAAGAAATAGGTAAGGTTCCACTCCTTTCGGCTGAGGAAGAGATAATGCTTTCAAAACGCATAGAAGAAGGAGATAAAGAGGCAAAGCGCCGATTAGCTGAAGCTAATCTGCGATTAGTCGTTAGCATTGCCAAGAAATATGTAGGCAGAGGTATGCTTTTCTTAGACTTAATTCAAGAAGGCAACCTGGGTTTGATGAAGGCAGTAGAAAAATTTGACTATAAGAAAGGTTATAAATTCAGCACATACGCAACTTGGTGGATTAGACAAGCGATTACCAGAGCTATTGCCGATCAGGCCAGAACCATAAGAATTCCGGTGCATATGGTTGAGACCATAAACAAGTTGATCCGCATACAAAGGCAATTGTTACAGGAACTCGGGCGAGACCCGCTGCCGGAAGAAATAGCTGAAGAAATGGAATTGCCCGTTGAAAAGGTAAGAGAGATAATGAAAATAGCTCAAGAGCCTGTTTCGTTGGCGACTCCTATCGGCGAAGAAGAGGATAGTTTTTTAGGGGATTTTATTCCAGATGATGAGGCTTTAGCCCCTGCCGATGCAGCCGCCTATCTTCTTTTGAAAGAACAGTTGGAAGATGTGCTGGAAACTCTTACACCGAGAGAGGAAAAAGTTTTGCGATTAAGGTTTGGCCTTGATGACGGCAGACCTAGGACACTAGAAGAGGTGGGTCAGGTTTTTGGTGTTACCCGCGAGAGAATCAGACAAATTGAAGCCAAGGCCTTAAGAAAACTCCGTCATCCTAGTAGAAGTAAAAGGCTTAAAGACTTTCTAGAATAA
- the rsmH gene encoding 16S rRNA (cytosine(1402)-N(4))-methyltransferase RsmH: protein MEYHHVPILLHKTIEMLDPKPGGVYVDATLGGGGHFRELLKKAEYEGTFIGIDQDEVAISTAKENFSKFSYDIRLIHDNFYNLKKIIKENKLSEIDGILFDLGVSSYQFDEGSRGFSYNKDAPLDMRMDQRKTLSAKDVVNKMSRDELKQIISEYGEESWAGRIADFICEARSRKEITTTGELVEIIKNAIPARARRKGGHPARKTFQALRIYVNEELEILDSSIKDAVELLKPGGRICVITFHSLEDRIVKNAFKLLATACICPKEALICTCNHTKVLKVLTSKPIYPSQEEIESNPRARSAKLRVAQKLPVLKSGKGE, encoded by the coding sequence ATGGAATATCATCATGTACCAATACTTTTACATAAGACTATAGAAATGTTAGACCCTAAGCCTGGTGGTGTGTATGTTGATGCTACACTGGGAGGAGGAGGACATTTTCGTGAGCTTCTAAAAAAGGCTGAGTATGAAGGAACCTTTATTGGCATAGATCAGGACGAAGTAGCAATTTCAACAGCAAAGGAAAATTTTTCTAAGTTTTCCTACGATATACGCCTTATACATGACAATTTTTATAATTTAAAAAAAATAATCAAAGAAAATAAGTTAAGCGAAATAGACGGAATACTATTTGACCTTGGAGTATCTTCATATCAATTTGATGAAGGCTCAAGGGGCTTTTCGTATAACAAAGATGCTCCATTGGATATGAGGATGGATCAGCGAAAAACTTTAAGTGCTAAAGATGTTGTCAATAAGATGTCCAGAGATGAGTTAAAACAGATAATTAGTGAATATGGAGAGGAATCTTGGGCCGGACGTATAGCTGATTTTATATGTGAAGCACGCAGCCGAAAAGAGATAACTACTACGGGTGAATTAGTTGAAATTATTAAAAATGCCATACCGGCTAGGGCTAGGCGAAAAGGTGGACACCCGGCTCGCAAGACATTTCAAGCACTTCGTATTTATGTCAATGAAGAACTTGAAATTTTAGATTCAAGCATAAAGGATGCAGTGGAACTTTTAAAGCCTGGCGGCAGGATTTGTGTTATAACTTTTCATTCGTTAGAAGATCGAATAGTTAAAAATGCTTTTAAATTATTGGCCACGGCCTGTATCTGCCCTAAAGAAGCCTTAATCTGTACATGCAATCACACAAAGGTCCTTAAAGTATTGACATCAAAACCAATATACCCATCACAAGAAGAGATTGAGTCAAATCCGCGAGCCCGCAGTGCTAAACTTAGAGTGGCTCAAAAGCTTCCTGTTCTAAAATCAGGAAAGGGTGAATAA
- a CDS encoding Nif3-like dinuclear metal center hexameric protein — MIACQTIVQILEKWAPKNLALDWDNPGLAIGDLSENVSKVLLTLTVTLETVEFAAKNGFEMIISHHPLFFKPLKSLRKDTPLGQIVYEAINNNIVIYSAHTNMDAACGGINDILANVLELQHIEILKQTYEEKLKKIVVFVPKDYKDAVRDAMCNAGAGHTGNYSHCSFNVNGIGTFKPLAGSKPFIGQEGKLEKVDEIRIETIVPESLQRKVISAMLKTHPYEEVAFDIYPLENSGKAFGLGRIGYIKESVSLKDFCKTVKQKLGTSHIRAVGDLNKDILKVAVCGGAGGDLIQAAIFSGADVFVTGDLKYHEALDAKAAGIAIIDAGHFSTENLLLPVLKGYLEQEIKLLNKQAEITIFKNEDPFVII, encoded by the coding sequence ATGATTGCTTGCCAAACAATAGTGCAGATATTGGAGAAGTGGGCTCCTAAAAATCTTGCTTTAGATTGGGACAATCCAGGTCTTGCTATAGGTGACCTTTCCGAAAATGTTTCCAAGGTTCTTTTAACCCTTACGGTTACCCTTGAAACTGTTGAATTTGCAGCAAAAAATGGTTTCGAAATGATAATATCTCATCACCCACTTTTTTTTAAACCTTTGAAATCTTTACGAAAAGATACACCTCTTGGGCAAATAGTCTATGAGGCGATAAACAACAATATCGTTATTTATTCTGCTCATACCAATATGGATGCTGCTTGCGGAGGGATTAACGATATTCTGGCAAATGTTTTAGAATTGCAGCATATAGAAATTTTAAAACAAACTTATGAAGAGAAATTAAAAAAAATAGTTGTCTTTGTACCGAAAGATTATAAAGATGCGGTAAGGGATGCAATGTGCAATGCAGGTGCCGGCCATACAGGGAATTATAGCCACTGTAGTTTTAATGTTAACGGTATTGGTACATTTAAACCTCTAGCCGGCTCAAAGCCATTTATCGGTCAAGAGGGAAAACTGGAAAAGGTTGACGAAATAAGAATTGAGACTATTGTTCCTGAAAGTTTACAAAGAAAAGTTATTAGCGCCATGTTGAAAACCCATCCCTATGAAGAAGTGGCTTTTGATATATACCCTCTTGAGAATTCTGGTAAGGCCTTTGGCCTGGGCCGGATAGGATATATTAAGGAATCTGTGTCGTTAAAGGACTTTTGCAAAACAGTTAAGCAAAAACTTGGCACATCCCATATAAGAGCGGTAGGAGATTTAAATAAAGACATTCTAAAAGTTGCCGTGTGCGGAGGTGCCGGTGGTGACTTGATTCAGGCAGCGATATTCTCTGGAGCAGATGTATTTGTTACAGGTGACTTAAAATACCATGAAGCACTTGATGCTAAAGCTGCTGGCATTGCTATAATAGATGCTGGACACTTTTCTACAGAAAATCTTTTACTCCCGGTGCTTAAGGGCTATCTTGAGCAAGAAATAAAGCTTTTGAATAAACAAGCTGAGATTACCATATTTAAAAATGAAGATCCGTTTGTAATTATATGA
- the scfB gene encoding thioether cross-link-forming SCIFF peptide maturase, whose product MTAQIHKFKVFDKNLVLDVNSGSVLQLDDLAYDILDYYTECSLITESALNELEMKYPKQNIKEALEEIETLKKDGYLFTEINLDPILNRLDTRHYVKALCLNVAHDCNLRCKYCFASKGDYHGKRELMSIEVGKKAVDFLVEKSGDMKNLEIDFFGGEPLMAMNTIKEVISYAKSIEKLCHKKFHFTITTNALLLNDEVMQYLHEHMDNIVLSLDGRKEVNDFIRVRADGSGTYDEIVSNIKKIVELRKRDKKEYYVRGTFTKYNLNFAQDVFHMADLGFNEISIEPVVGKDGDYLLEQDYLEILFKQYEKIANEYLKRKESVKNPFKFYHFNVDIYDGPCIYKRLWACGAGRDYLAITPSGDIYPCHQFIGQEKFIMGNVFEEELDENIIAEMKDTNVFSKPKCTTCWARYFCSGGCNANNFIINGDMKKPYKITCELQKKRIEYAIYLNLVN is encoded by the coding sequence TTGACAGCTCAAATCCATAAGTTCAAGGTATTTGATAAGAATCTGGTGCTCGATGTAAATAGTGGTTCGGTTTTACAGCTTGATGATTTAGCTTATGATATTCTGGATTATTACACTGAATGTTCTTTGATAACTGAAAGTGCTTTAAATGAACTTGAAATGAAATATCCTAAGCAGAATATAAAAGAAGCCCTAGAAGAAATAGAAACATTAAAGAAAGATGGATACCTATTTACCGAAATAAATCTTGATCCGATTCTGAATAGATTGGATACAAGACACTATGTTAAAGCTCTCTGCCTTAACGTTGCCCATGACTGCAATTTACGGTGTAAATATTGCTTTGCCTCAAAAGGTGATTACCATGGGAAACGAGAATTGATGAGTATTGAGGTTGGGAAAAAGGCAGTAGATTTCCTGGTGGAAAAGTCTGGTGATATGAAAAACTTAGAAATAGATTTTTTTGGTGGAGAACCACTCATGGCTATGAATACTATAAAAGAGGTTATTTCATATGCTAAGTCCATAGAAAAGTTATGCCATAAGAAATTTCACTTTACAATCACAACAAATGCCCTTTTACTCAATGACGAAGTTATGCAGTATCTTCACGAGCATATGGATAACATCGTCTTGAGTCTTGACGGCAGGAAGGAAGTTAATGATTTCATCCGTGTAAGAGCCGATGGCAGCGGAACTTATGATGAAATTGTTTCGAACATCAAAAAAATAGTTGAATTGAGAAAGAGGGATAAAAAAGAGTATTATGTGCGGGGCACTTTTACAAAATATAATCTGAATTTTGCTCAAGATGTCTTTCATATGGCTGATTTAGGTTTTAATGAGATATCTATTGAACCGGTTGTTGGAAAAGATGGTGATTATCTGTTAGAACAAGATTATTTAGAAATTCTTTTTAAGCAGTATGAAAAAATTGCCAATGAGTATCTAAAGAGGAAAGAATCGGTTAAAAATCCCTTTAAATTTTATCATTTCAATGTGGATATATATGATGGTCCATGTATATATAAGAGACTTTGGGCATGTGGAGCAGGTCGTGATTACTTGGCGATAACTCCTTCTGGGGACATATACCCATGCCATCAGTTTATAGGGCAGGAGAAATTTATAATGGGCAATGTATTTGAAGAAGAGCTTGATGAAAATATAATCGCTGAAATGAAGGATACTAACGTATTCTCTAAGCCAAAATGTACTACATGCTGGGCAAGGTATTTTTGCAGTGGCGGATGCAATGCCAATAATTTTATAATAAACGGCGATATGAAAAAACCTTATAAAATTACTTGCGAATTACAAAAGAAGCGGATTGAATATGCAATATACTTAAATTTGGTTAATTAA
- a CDS encoding zinc ribbon domain-containing protein: MIKEELNNLYKLQEVEGQCKMLEKTIKSHPVLKNLSELKKTINNLDTEFKNKKERVNFLKKELKRIEQKTDEYCNMIKQFEERIYGGEVTTIKELKILRDKQEIARLKVKDYEEKAFEMMEELDDLETNLIQDKEIITKKKKEYNEKRLKTCQEIDRIKKELDMILKQKQQLEAGISTEILSKYNRIKEVKHNPVAMVSADRKCSGCMTEISVMIALEVKQCVGLVYCENCGRILL; encoded by the coding sequence ATGATAAAGGAAGAGTTAAACAATCTTTATAAACTTCAAGAAGTAGAAGGTCAATGCAAGATGCTTGAAAAAACTATAAAAAGTCACCCTGTTTTAAAAAACTTGTCTGAGTTAAAAAAAACTATAAATAATTTGGATACGGAATTTAAAAATAAAAAGGAACGTGTTAACTTTTTAAAAAAAGAGCTAAAACGAATTGAACAGAAAACAGATGAATATTGCAATATGATAAAACAGTTTGAAGAAAGAATTTACGGTGGCGAAGTAACAACAATAAAAGAGCTTAAAATCCTTAGAGATAAACAGGAAATTGCGAGACTTAAAGTAAAAGATTATGAAGAAAAAGCATTTGAAATGATGGAAGAACTCGACGACTTGGAAACAAACCTTATACAAGACAAAGAGATAATTACAAAAAAGAAAAAAGAATACAATGAAAAACGATTGAAAACTTGTCAGGAAATTGATAGAATAAAAAAAGAGCTAGATATGATACTTAAACAAAAACAGCAGTTGGAGGCCGGCATTTCTACGGAAATTTTAAGCAAATACAACAGAATCAAGGAAGTTAAACATAACCCTGTTGCAATGGTCTCAGCTGATAGAAAATGCAGCGGATGCATGACTGAAATATCTGTAATGATAGCCCTAGAAGTTAAACAGTGTGTAGGTTTGGTTTATTGCGAGAATTGCGGAAGAATACTATTATAA